The genomic window TGCCGGTGGTCGCCGGCCTGTCCTACGAAATCATCCGGCTCTCCGGCCGGTCGAAGTCTCCCCTCATCGCCTGGGCCGTCGCCCCCGGCCTCTGGTTGCAGCGGTTGACCACCCGTCAGCCTGACGACAGCCAGGTCGAGGTGGCCATCGCCGCCCTCAAGGGGGCCCGCACGGGCGTCGGCTTTGAGATTCCGGCCCCGGCGGCCGAGCCCATCTTGCCCGCCGCCGCCAACGTTCAAGGGGTGTAATCACCATGTTCGATAAGCTTAAAGCGGTCGAGGAGCGGTACGAGGAACTCAACCAGCTCCTCGCCGACCCAAGAGTGCTGGCCGAGCCGGCCCAGTTCAAGAAGCTGGCCAAGGAGCACTCCGTCTTGAGCGAGCTGGTGGCGGTTTACCGGGAATACAAGGAAATCGACCGCCGCCTGACCGATGACCGCGAGATGCTCAAAGACAAGCTCGACCCGGAGTTCAAGGAACTGGTGGAGGCCGAGGCCGCCCAGTACGAGCGGCGCATCGAGGAACTCAAGGAGGGGTTGAAGGTCCTCCTCCTGCCCCGCGATGTCAACGACGAGAAGAACATCATCGTCGAGATCCGGGCCGGGGCCGGCGGGGAGGAGGCCGCCCTCTTCGCGGCCGACCTGGCCCGCATGTACATGCGTTACTCCGAGCGTCAGGGCTGGAAGACCGACATCCTGAGCGCCAACGAGACCGGCATCGGCGGTTACAAAGAGATCATCTTCGTCGTCGAAGGCGACGGCGCTTACGGGCGCCTGAAGTACGAAAGCGGAGTCCACCGGGTCCAGCGGGTCCCGTCGACCGAGGCTTCCGGCCGCATCCACACCTCGACGGCCACCGTGGCCATCCTGCCCGAGGCCGAAGAGGTGGACGTCCAGATCGACCCGAAGGACCTGCGGATCGACGTCTTCTGTTCAGGCGGGAAGGGCGGCCAGAGCGTCAACACGACCTATTCGGCCGTCCGCATCACCCATCTCCCGTCGGGCATCGTCGTCTCCTGCCAGGACGAGCGGTCGCAGGTTCAGAACCGCGAGAAGGCCATGCGCGTCCTGCGGGCCCGGCTACAAAGCCACATCCAGGAACAGCGCGACTCGGAGCTGGCCCAGAACCGCCGCGCCCAGGTCGGCACGGGCGACCGCAGCGAGCGGATCCGGACCTACAACTTCCCGGACGGCCGAGTCACCGACCATCGCATCGGTCTAACCATTTATCGGATCAACCAGACCCTCGATGGCGAGCTCGATGAGTACATCGAGGGCCTCGCCGCCGCCGACCAGGCGGAGCGGCTCAAGGCGCTGAGCGTCCAATGAGAGCTGAAGGCCTGTCGGTCGGAAGCACCGTCCGGGAGGCTCTGGCCTGGGGAACCGAGCGGCTGCAAGGGGCCGGTGTCCCGAATCCTCAATACGATACCGCCGTCATTCTGGGGCAGATCTTCGGGCGTCCCCGCCTGGAGCTGCCCCTGTACTATAGGAGCCCGCTCACCCGGCCGCAGGCGGCCGACTTCGAGGGGCTGGTGCGGCGCCGGATGTCTCGCGAGCCGCTGCAGTATGTCCTCGGGCACGAGGGCTTCATGGGCCTGGATTTCTCCGTCGACCCGCGGGGTCTGATCCCGCGCCCGGAGACGGAGGGGCTGGCCGAGCGAGCCCTGGCCATCGTCGGGGCCGGACACCCCCAACCGCGAATCGCCGACGTCGGGACGGGCTCGGGTTGCCTGGCCATCGTCTTGGCCAAGACCGTGCCCGGGGCCCGTGTCTGGGCCATTGACCGCTCGGAAGATGCCCTGGCCCTGGCCCGCGAGAACGCCGCCCACCACGTCGTGGCGGATCAGATCGAGTTCGTCGCCGGCGACTACCTCCAGCCGCTGGTCCGCCGCGGCGTGGCGGTCGACCTGGTCGTCTCCAACCCGCCATACATCCCGAGCGGCGAGATTCCCTCCCTTCAGGAGGAGGTACGCGAGTTCGAGCCGCGAAGTGCTCTCGACGGAGGGCCGGACGGGCTGGCTGCCTACCGGGCC from Bacillota bacterium includes these protein-coding regions:
- the prfA gene encoding peptide chain release factor 1, with the translated sequence MFDKLKAVEERYEELNQLLADPRVLAEPAQFKKLAKEHSVLSELVAVYREYKEIDRRLTDDREMLKDKLDPEFKELVEAEAAQYERRIEELKEGLKVLLLPRDVNDEKNIIVEIRAGAGGEEAALFAADLARMYMRYSERQGWKTDILSANETGIGGYKEIIFVVEGDGAYGRLKYESGVHRVQRVPSTEASGRIHTSTATVAILPEAEEVDVQIDPKDLRIDVFCSGGKGGQSVNTTYSAVRITHLPSGIVVSCQDERSQVQNREKAMRVLRARLQSHIQEQRDSELAQNRRAQVGTGDRSERIRTYNFPDGRVTDHRIGLTIYRINQTLDGELDEYIEGLAAADQAERLKALSVQ
- the prmC gene encoding peptide chain release factor N(5)-glutamine methyltransferase, with product MRAEGLSVGSTVREALAWGTERLQGAGVPNPQYDTAVILGQIFGRPRLELPLYYRSPLTRPQAADFEGLVRRRMSREPLQYVLGHEGFMGLDFSVDPRGLIPRPETEGLAERALAIVGAGHPQPRIADVGTGSGCLAIVLAKTVPGARVWAIDRSEDALALARENAAHHVVADQIEFVAGDYLQPLVRRGVAVDLVVSNPPYIPSGEIPSLQEEVREFEPRSALDGGPDGLAAYRALAGQAPLVLTRPGWLALEIGHGQAEAVAALLAAAGFGTIENHSDLAGISRVITARIGLESAPPSGTRRADNPAGRP